A region of Zeugodacus cucurbitae isolate PBARC_wt_2022May chromosome 5, idZeuCucr1.2, whole genome shotgun sequence DNA encodes the following proteins:
- the LOC114805171 gene encoding uncharacterized protein LOC114805171: MFRFINNCRHSAKLNESSTLSPQELHHALFCIIWNIQHIHFANDIHLLQNGLTTNGPLLYLNPFLECTEGFQTLKVGGRLESADIPKERKHPMLLPSKCEFVVHYIRHLHQKHYHAGPKALVALIRLQFWIVNTPDLKRRIARSCTHCIRYKPKLMNHVMGQLPVERLTPSRPFSRCGIDFCGPVNVYLRIRGKTSYKAYIAIFVCLATKAVHIELVSDLSTDAFLASLKRMIGRRGLPSDIFCYNATNFVGACSKLPELKSFLFKTENKDAIVKYCANEFVNFKFIPPRAPHFGGIWEAAVKSAKGYLNRTFKNARLTAEELTVLVEIEAVLNSRPLTPFSSDPNDYEALTPGHFIISSALGALPEQRLSAEISSLHKWNQITSIKQTFRNRWSNYYKINELQVRSKWFSEQPKINNNSMVIIHEDNIPPQKWHIGRVIKCLPGKDSKNNEGKGRGIRRPIHKLALLPF; encoded by the coding sequence ATGTTTCGCTTCATCAATAATTGTCGACATAGTGCAAAACTTAATGAATCATCAACACTTTCACCACAAGAGTTGCATCACGCCTTATTTTGCATAATTTGGAATATTCAACATATACATTTCGCTAATGACATTCATCTCTTACAGAACGGTCTCACTACAAATGGCCCATTGCTTTATTTAAATCCATTTTTAGAGTGTACCGAAGGATTTCAAACACTCAAAGTTGGAGGTCGATTAGAATCAGCAGATATTCCAAAGGAAAGGAAACACCCAATGCTGTTGCCAAGCAAATGCGAATTCGTTGTTCATTACATTCGGCACCTGCATCAGAAACACTACCACGCAGGACCAAAGGCACTCGTTGCACTAATAAGACTTCAGTTTTGGATAGTCAATACACCCGATTTAAAAAGACGTATCGCCAGATCGTGCACACATTGTATACGTTACAAGCCAAAACTGATGAACCATGTAATGGGACAGTTACCTGTCGAGCGATTGACTCCATCTCGCCCTTTTTCACGTTGCGGTATTGACTTCTGTGGACCAGTCAACGTATATTTACGTATTCGAGGCAAAACATCTTATAAAGCGTACATAGCGATCTTCGTTTGTCTAGCGACAAAGGCGGTCCACATCGAACTTGTATCGGATCTATCCACGGATGCATTCTTAGCGTCATTGAAGCGGATGATTGGAAGAAGAGGGCTACCCTCCGACATCTTTTGTTATAACGCAACAAATTTTGTAGGCGCTTGCAGCAAATTACCTGAATTAAagtcatttttgtttaaaaccgaaaacaaagaTGCAATTGTAAAATACTGTGCTAATGAATTTGTAAACTTCAAATTCATTCCTCCCAGAGCACCTCATTTCGGCGGTATTTGGGAGGCCGCTGTCAAATCGGCTAAGGGTTATCTTAATCGTACCTTCAAAAATGCAAGACTCACAGCTGAAGAACTAACAGTCCTGGTGGAGATAGAAGCTGTATTAAATTCTCGGCCACTTACACCATTTTCATCGGATCCAAACGATTATGAAGCATTAACTCCGGGACATTTTATTATTAGTAGTGCACTAGGAGCACTCCCAGAGCAAAGATTGTCAGCTGAAATAAGCAGCTTACACAAATGGAATCAAATCACAAGCATTAAACAGACGTTTCGGAACAGGTGgtcaaattattacaaaatcaaCGAACTACAAGTGCGATCAAAATGGTTTTCGGAACAaccaaaaatcaacaacaactcaaTGGTCATCATCCATGAAGACAACATACCACCACAAAAATGGCATATTGGAAGAGTTATAAAATGTTTACCAGGAAAGGACTCTAAAAACAACGAAGGGAAGGGAAGGGGAATTCGGCGACCAATTCATAAGCTAGCACTTCTACCTTTTTGA
- the LOC128922328 gene encoding uncharacterized protein LOC128922328, with the protein MPSDTYKFVIRTDCTPTGEHVRRFNAPTVNDVAAIIAGDPTKSRDIVVQRRNNIMHRVNETHRLYDTISDHLLPRKMVDPITGISTNKNLSPMNYYAYRIMIRTHKENVILKYRRLFQQFARPNV; encoded by the exons ATGCCATCGGATACGTACAAATTTGTCATAAGAACGGATTGTACCCCAACAGGTGAACATGTGCGAAGATTCAATGCACCCACCGTTAATGATGttgctgcaattattgctgGCGATCCAACTAAGTCGCGAGACATTGTCGTTCAGCGAAGGAACAATATCATGCATCGTGTAAACGAGACACATCGTTTGTACGATACAATATCCGATCATTTATTGCCAAGGAAGATGGTCGATCCAATTACAG gCATATCAACGAATAAAAATCTAAGCCCAATGAATTACTATGCGTATCGTATAATGATTCGTACACATAAGGAGAATGTCATTCTGAAGTACCGTCGGCTATTCCAGCAATTCGCGAGACCGAACGTTTAG